The following are from one region of the Jatrophihabitans telluris genome:
- the hemC gene encoding hydroxymethylbilane synthase — protein sequence MTATRTIRVGTRASLLARTQTDTVVNALAAATPGLAVDTVLVSTQGDRSGAPLEQIGGTGVFVSALRDALLAGDIDVAVHSYKDLPTAPVAGIALAAVPLRQDPRDALVARDELTLLELPVGATVGTGSPRRAAQLRAMDLGLDIVSIRGNVDTRLGRVLGSTGVAPDLDAVVLAVAGLQRLSRAHLVTELIDPMQMLPAAAQGALAIECRADDADLLATLAGLDDHATRSAVTAERSLLAALEAGCTAPVGALADVVETDGSDDLASSGSGWDIYLRGSVTAIDGSDAVRLSISGPLDTAEELGRRLAADLIDLGATTMMGSSK from the coding sequence ATGACGGCAACTAGGACCATCCGGGTCGGTACCCGAGCGAGCCTGCTCGCCCGGACCCAGACCGACACGGTGGTGAACGCGCTGGCGGCCGCCACTCCCGGCCTGGCCGTGGACACCGTGCTGGTCTCCACCCAGGGCGACCGTTCCGGCGCGCCGCTGGAACAGATCGGCGGGACGGGCGTGTTCGTGTCCGCCCTGCGGGACGCGCTGCTTGCCGGCGACATCGACGTGGCCGTCCATTCCTACAAAGACCTGCCGACCGCGCCGGTGGCCGGCATCGCGCTTGCGGCGGTCCCGCTGCGCCAGGATCCGCGCGACGCCCTCGTCGCCCGCGACGAGCTCACCCTGCTCGAACTTCCGGTCGGCGCCACGGTCGGCACCGGTTCCCCGCGACGCGCGGCTCAGCTGCGGGCCATGGATCTGGGACTGGACATCGTTTCGATCCGTGGCAACGTGGACACCCGGCTCGGCCGGGTTCTCGGATCGACGGGCGTCGCGCCCGACCTCGACGCGGTGGTACTGGCGGTCGCCGGGCTGCAGCGGCTGTCCCGCGCGCACCTGGTCACCGAGCTGATCGACCCGATGCAGATGCTGCCGGCCGCGGCCCAGGGCGCGCTCGCGATCGAGTGCCGGGCCGACGACGCCGACCTGCTGGCCACCCTGGCCGGCCTGGATGACCACGCAACCCGCTCGGCCGTGACCGCCGAACGTTCGTTGCTCGCGGCCCTGGAGGCCGGCTGTACCGCCCCGGTGGGGGCACTGGCCGATGTTGTGGAGACCGATGGCAGCGACGATCTCGCCTCCAGCGGCTCCGGCTGGGATATCTACCTGCGTGGTTCGGTGACCGCAATCGACGGCAGTGACGCCGTTCGATTGTCGATCTCCGGCCCGCTCGACACTGCCGAGGAGTTGGGTCGACGGCTTGCCGCCGACCTCATCGATCTCGGCGCGACCACGATGATGGGGAGCTCGAAATGA
- a CDS encoding histidine phosphatase family protein, with translation MVTTVHLLRHGEVFNPDKVLYGRLPGYRLSQSGQEMAVKAAAHLAGRDVVHVVSSPLQRAQETAGPMAAQFGLDVATDDRLIEAGNAFEGRRVTGEGGVLKKPSSWWLYRNPLRPSWGEPYEQVAKRMLAAALKARDVAEGHEAVCVSHQLPIVCLRRFVEGQHLWHDPRKRRCSLASITSLVFDGEDVVRVDYAEPAGHSENDISRQQAGS, from the coding sequence ATGGTGACCACCGTGCATCTGCTGCGCCACGGCGAGGTGTTCAATCCCGACAAGGTCCTTTACGGGCGCCTTCCCGGCTACCGGTTGTCGCAGTCAGGCCAGGAGATGGCCGTCAAGGCCGCGGCTCACCTCGCCGGACGGGATGTCGTTCACGTCGTGTCGTCGCCACTACAGCGCGCCCAGGAAACCGCGGGGCCGATGGCCGCCCAGTTCGGGCTGGACGTCGCCACGGACGACCGCCTGATCGAGGCCGGTAACGCCTTCGAGGGCAGGCGGGTCACCGGCGAGGGAGGCGTACTGAAGAAGCCGTCCAGTTGGTGGCTCTATCGCAACCCGTTGCGTCCATCCTGGGGTGAGCCCTACGAGCAGGTGGCCAAGCGGATGCTGGCGGCGGCCCTCAAAGCGCGCGACGTCGCCGAGGGTCACGAGGCTGTCTGCGTATCGCACCAGCTGCCGATCGTGTGTCTGCGGCGGTTCGTCGAGGGTCAGCACCTCTGGCACGATCCGCGCAAGCGGCGCTGCTCGCTGGCCTCGATCACGTCGCTGGTCTTCGACGGCGAGGACGTCGTTCGGGTCGATTACGCCGAGCCCGCCGGGCACTCGGAGAATGACATCAGTCGCCAGCAGGCCGGTTCGTAG
- the hemL gene encoding glutamate-1-semialdehyde 2,1-aminomutase: MSDAPRSAELFARAQRVIPGGVNSPVRAFRAVGGTPRFMVSGQGPYLTDADGHTYVDLVASWGPMIHGHAHPQIVAAVQQAATSGLSFGTPTIGEIELAEELIGKLATAAQAHGTTSPLEEVRLVNSGTEATMSAVRLAKGVTGRRKIVKFAGCYHGHVDALLASAGSGVITFATPDTPGVTSAQAAETIVVPYNDLAAVEAAFAADGPDIAAVITEAAAGNMGAIAPKPGFNAGLREITERHGALLIMDEVMTGFRVSAAGWYGLDPVAADLFTFGKVMSGGLPAAAFGGRREIMASLSPAGPVYQAGTLSGNPVAVAAGLASLRLATPEVYVTLDATARRIGALATQALAEAGVAHRVQYAGNLFSVFFTDQDVTDFAGAQAAETFRYGPFFHAMLNAGVYLPPSAFEAWFVGAAHDDRALEIIAAALPAAARAAAAAARPGAA; encoded by the coding sequence GTGAGTGACGCCCCCAGATCTGCCGAACTGTTCGCCCGAGCCCAGCGCGTGATTCCCGGCGGGGTGAATTCCCCCGTCCGAGCCTTCCGTGCGGTCGGTGGTACGCCCCGGTTCATGGTCAGCGGGCAGGGGCCGTACCTGACCGATGCCGACGGTCACACCTACGTCGATCTGGTCGCGTCCTGGGGCCCGATGATCCACGGCCACGCGCACCCGCAGATTGTGGCGGCGGTCCAGCAGGCGGCCACGTCCGGGCTGAGTTTCGGAACGCCGACAATCGGTGAGATCGAACTGGCCGAGGAACTGATCGGCAAGCTCGCGACCGCCGCGCAGGCGCACGGCACCACCAGCCCGCTGGAGGAGGTGCGGCTGGTCAACTCCGGGACGGAGGCGACCATGTCCGCGGTCCGGCTGGCCAAGGGGGTGACCGGCCGTCGCAAGATCGTCAAGTTCGCCGGCTGCTACCACGGCCACGTCGACGCCCTGCTGGCCAGCGCGGGCTCCGGGGTGATCACCTTCGCGACGCCGGACACCCCCGGGGTCACCAGTGCGCAGGCGGCCGAGACGATCGTGGTGCCCTACAACGACCTTGCCGCGGTCGAGGCCGCCTTTGCCGCCGACGGCCCGGACATCGCCGCGGTGATCACCGAAGCCGCGGCCGGCAACATGGGGGCGATCGCGCCGAAGCCCGGCTTCAACGCGGGCCTGCGCGAGATCACCGAGCGGCACGGCGCGTTGCTGATCATGGACGAGGTCATGACCGGCTTCCGCGTCTCGGCCGCCGGCTGGTACGGGCTCGATCCGGTCGCTGCCGACCTGTTCACCTTCGGAAAGGTGATGTCCGGTGGTCTACCCGCCGCGGCCTTCGGTGGCCGCCGCGAGATCATGGCCAGCCTGAGTCCGGCCGGCCCCGTCTACCAGGCCGGCACTTTGAGCGGGAATCCCGTGGCGGTGGCGGCGGGACTGGCAAGCCTGCGACTGGCGACGCCGGAGGTGTACGTGACGTTGGACGCGACCGCCCGCAGGATCGGCGCCCTGGCCACCCAGGCGCTGGCCGAGGCCGGGGTGGCGCACCGCGTCCAGTACGCCGGAAACCTCTTCTCGGTCTTCTTCACCGACCAGGACGTCACGGATTTCGCCGGTGCCCAGGCGGCCGAGACCTTCCGCTACGGCCCGTTCTTCCACGCGATGCTGAACGCGGGCGTATACCTGCCACCCAGCGCGTTCGAGGCCTGGTTCGTCGGCGCAGCGCACGACGATCGGGCGCTGGAGATCATCGCGGCGGCCCTGCCCGCGGCGGCGCGTGCCGCCGCGGCGGCGGCACGACCGGGCGCAGCCTGA
- a CDS encoding amino acid ABC transporter ATP-binding protein, translating into MSLLSIQGVRKSFGDHVVLDDFSLEVERGECVVLIGASGSGKSTLLRCVNLLETVDDGVVELAGEDITDPQVDADAIRSRIGIVFQAFNLFPHLSVLDNITLAPRKVHKIAPAAARETALAMLGRVGLAEKANAKPDELSGGQQQRVAIARALVNAPELMLLDEVTSALDPELVGEVLALLADLKGEGMTMVLSTHEMSFARQVADKVCFLHDGRLLEVGPPEQVLANPQHERTKQFLSRITA; encoded by the coding sequence ATGAGCCTGCTGTCCATCCAGGGCGTCCGCAAGTCCTTCGGAGATCATGTCGTGCTGGACGATTTCTCCCTCGAGGTGGAGCGGGGGGAATGCGTCGTGCTGATCGGGGCTTCCGGCTCCGGGAAGTCGACCCTCCTGCGCTGCGTCAACCTGCTGGAGACCGTCGATGACGGAGTGGTCGAACTCGCCGGCGAGGACATCACCGACCCGCAGGTGGACGCCGACGCGATCCGGTCCCGCATCGGCATCGTCTTCCAGGCGTTCAACCTGTTCCCGCACCTGTCCGTGCTGGACAACATCACGTTGGCGCCGCGCAAAGTGCACAAGATCGCGCCGGCGGCGGCCCGTGAAACCGCCCTGGCGATGCTGGGCCGGGTCGGTCTGGCCGAGAAGGCGAACGCGAAACCGGACGAGCTTTCCGGTGGCCAGCAACAGCGGGTGGCCATCGCGCGCGCCCTGGTCAACGCGCCGGAGCTGATGTTGCTCGACGAGGTCACCTCGGCCCTGGACCCCGAACTCGTCGGAGAAGTCCTCGCGCTGCTGGCCGACCTGAAGGGCGAGGGCATGACCATGGTCCTGTCGACCCACGAGATGAGCTTTGCCCGCCAGGTCGCGGACAAGGTCTGCTTCCTGCACGACGGCCGATTGCTGGAGGTCGGCCCTCCGGAGCAGGTGCTGGCCAATCCGCAGCACGAGCGAACGAAGCAGTTCCTCTCGCGCATCACGGCGTGA
- a CDS encoding GNAT family N-acetyltransferase: MNLPRTSYLRVAGLAALVLLGWLWDALLGGGRAHALGWLLALAVVVGVSASVVRAARKSSVAAGESARGPVGRDNPIGPVGPVGPVGPVASVGPVGPLVRVARSADLPALPHLQANADLLFSVGGYGSPPPPSTVSDYESALLVLVAGDPAVGCLRLETLGGQAQVAGLFVALTSMRRGVGSALLAEAAEWARAAGHQCLTVTALADVPWQAPFFARCGFVPAPESTDGSRLPMRREL; the protein is encoded by the coding sequence ATGAATCTCCCGCGAACCAGCTACCTGCGAGTTGCCGGCCTGGCTGCGCTGGTGCTGCTCGGCTGGCTCTGGGACGCACTGCTCGGCGGCGGACGCGCGCACGCGTTGGGCTGGCTGCTGGCGCTGGCCGTGGTGGTCGGAGTGAGCGCGTCGGTCGTGCGCGCGGCTCGCAAGTCCTCGGTCGCGGCGGGGGAATCGGCGCGCGGGCCGGTCGGTCGGGATAATCCCATCGGCCCAGTCGGCCCAGTCGGCCCAGTCGGCCCAGTCGCTTCAGTCGGCCCAGTCGGGCCGCTCGTCCGGGTGGCGCGGTCGGCGGACCTGCCGGCGTTGCCGCACCTTCAGGCCAACGCCGATCTGCTGTTCTCGGTCGGCGGATACGGCTCGCCGCCGCCACCGTCCACGGTGTCTGACTACGAGTCCGCTCTGCTGGTGCTCGTCGCCGGTGACCCCGCGGTGGGCTGCCTCCGGCTGGAGACGCTGGGCGGCCAGGCGCAGGTGGCGGGCTTGTTCGTGGCCCTGACCTCGATGCGTCGCGGAGTTGGCTCGGCCTTGCTCGCCGAGGCGGCCGAGTGGGCGCGGGCGGCCGGTCACCAGTGCCTGACGGTGACCGCCCTGGCCGACGTCCCGTGGCAGGCGCCGTTCTTCGCCCGATGTGGGTTCGTGCCGGCACCCGAGTCCACCGACGGTTCGCGCCTGCCGATGCGCCGGGAGTTGTAG
- the hemB gene encoding porphobilinogen synthase gives MNSLPDLPAFPTSRARRLRRTPALRRLASEVSLRPSDLILPMFVAEGLADPRQIGSMPGVLQHTQDSLVKAAVEAVQAGVGGLMLFGIPAHKDAVGSGADDPDGVLNAALARLKFELGDATVLMADLCLDEFTDHGHCGVLAVDGSVDNDATLIRYASMALAQAEAGADLLGTSGMMDGQVGVVRRALDEVSRAEVGILAYAPKYASAFYGPFREAVDSSLVGDRLTYQQDPARGVTEALAEVALDVSEGADILMVKPALPYLDILAAVAAACPVPVAAYQVSGEYAMLEAAAERGWIDRDRAIAETLLSVRRAGASMILTYWAVEAAQRLR, from the coding sequence GTGAATTCGCTTCCTGACCTGCCGGCCTTTCCGACCAGTCGGGCGCGGCGGCTGCGCCGGACGCCGGCGCTGCGCCGCCTGGCCTCGGAAGTGTCGCTGCGTCCCTCGGATCTGATCCTTCCGATGTTCGTCGCCGAGGGATTGGCCGATCCGCGCCAGATCGGCTCGATGCCCGGAGTCCTTCAGCACACGCAGGATTCGCTGGTCAAGGCGGCCGTGGAGGCCGTCCAGGCCGGGGTGGGCGGCCTGATGCTCTTCGGTATCCCCGCGCACAAGGACGCGGTGGGTTCCGGGGCCGACGACCCGGACGGCGTGCTCAATGCGGCGTTGGCGCGACTGAAGTTCGAGCTCGGTGACGCGACGGTGCTGATGGCCGACCTGTGCCTGGACGAGTTCACCGATCACGGCCATTGCGGGGTGTTGGCCGTCGACGGGTCCGTCGACAATGACGCGACGCTGATCCGGTACGCCTCCATGGCGCTGGCCCAGGCCGAAGCGGGCGCTGATCTGCTCGGTACGAGCGGGATGATGGACGGCCAGGTCGGCGTGGTCCGCCGAGCGCTCGATGAGGTTTCGCGCGCCGAGGTAGGCATTCTCGCCTACGCACCCAAGTACGCCTCCGCCTTCTACGGCCCGTTCCGGGAGGCCGTCGATTCCTCCCTTGTCGGCGATCGGCTGACCTACCAGCAGGATCCCGCCCGGGGGGTTACCGAGGCCCTGGCCGAGGTCGCGCTGGACGTGTCCGAGGGCGCCGACATCCTCATGGTCAAACCGGCGTTGCCGTATCTGGACATTCTCGCTGCCGTCGCGGCGGCTTGCCCGGTGCCGGTGGCGGCGTACCAGGTATCCGGCGAGTACGCGATGCTCGAAGCGGCCGCCGAGCGTGGCTGGATCGACCGGGACCGCGCCATCGCCGAGACGTTGTTGTCGGTTCGGCGGGCCGGGGCATCGATGATCCTGACCTACTGGGCGGTCGAGGCAGCCCAGCGACTGCGGTGA
- a CDS encoding uroporphyrinogen-III synthase yields MTRARKSVGRLSFVGTGTGDAGLLTVRAAEVLTSAEVAYVDAAVSSAVRALIAGEIRDADPNPGESIKAALTEARNGTVVARVVTGDPLESEAVARDVLVVAKSVVPYEVVPALSEAIATATYAGVALGPVHTEVDLRSGSAVDFESIAAAPGTLLFTLDAAEVGRTAEQLVSSGLKPDTALTVTTAGTTTVQVTVGGTLGDAELAVAGMTGPVVLTVGKASAARDKLAWWESRALFGWKILVPRTKEQAGAMSERLREYGAVPVEVPTIAVEPPRTPTQMERAIKGLVTGRYEWIVFTSTNAVRAVREKFEEFGLDARAFAGVKIACVGEQTAEAVRAFGIRPELLPSGEQSSEGLLADFPPYDDVLDPIDRVLLPRADIATETLAEGLRQRGWEIDDVTAYRTVRAAPPAAEIRDAIKSGGFQAVCFTSSSTVRNLVGIAGKPHNRTVVACIGPQTAATAKEFGLRVDVQPETANVAALIDALAEFALKRAEEEREKAAAAPARRGRASRARAVR; encoded by the coding sequence ATGACCCGAGCGCGCAAGTCCGTAGGCCGACTCAGTTTTGTCGGCACCGGCACCGGCGATGCTGGACTGCTCACTGTTCGTGCTGCCGAGGTGCTGACCAGCGCCGAGGTGGCCTACGTCGATGCGGCGGTGTCCAGCGCGGTGCGGGCATTGATCGCCGGCGAGATCCGCGACGCGGATCCGAACCCGGGGGAGTCGATCAAGGCCGCACTGACCGAGGCCCGCAACGGGACCGTGGTCGCGCGCGTCGTCACCGGGGACCCCTTGGAGTCCGAAGCGGTGGCGCGCGACGTCCTGGTCGTGGCCAAGTCCGTGGTTCCCTACGAGGTCGTCCCGGCCCTGTCCGAGGCCATCGCGACCGCGACCTATGCCGGGGTCGCGCTGGGACCGGTGCACACGGAGGTCGACCTGCGTTCGGGTTCGGCCGTGGACTTCGAGTCCATCGCCGCCGCCCCGGGCACGTTGCTGTTCACCCTCGACGCCGCCGAGGTGGGCCGGACCGCCGAGCAGCTGGTCTCCTCCGGCCTCAAGCCCGACACCGCCCTGACGGTGACGACCGCCGGCACCACCACGGTGCAGGTCACTGTGGGCGGCACGCTCGGTGACGCCGAGCTGGCCGTGGCCGGCATGACCGGTCCCGTCGTCCTGACCGTCGGCAAGGCCTCGGCCGCGCGCGACAAGCTCGCCTGGTGGGAGTCACGGGCACTGTTCGGCTGGAAGATCCTGGTCCCGCGGACCAAGGAGCAGGCCGGGGCGATGAGTGAGCGGCTGCGCGAGTACGGCGCCGTGCCGGTGGAGGTTCCGACGATCGCCGTCGAGCCGCCGCGGACGCCGACCCAGATGGAGCGGGCCATCAAGGGCCTGGTGACCGGCCGCTACGAGTGGATCGTGTTCACCTCCACCAACGCGGTGCGGGCGGTCCGGGAGAAGTTCGAGGAATTCGGCTTGGACGCTCGTGCGTTCGCCGGGGTCAAGATCGCCTGTGTCGGTGAGCAGACCGCCGAGGCGGTGCGGGCCTTCGGGATCCGTCCGGAGCTTCTGCCGTCCGGGGAGCAGTCCTCCGAAGGCCTGCTGGCCGACTTCCCGCCCTACGACGATGTCCTCGATCCGATCGACCGGGTGCTGCTGCCGCGCGCCGACATCGCCACCGAGACCCTCGCCGAGGGTCTGCGTCAGCGAGGCTGGGAGATCGACGACGTGACGGCGTACCGGACGGTTCGCGCTGCCCCGCCGGCCGCCGAGATCCGCGACGCCATCAAGTCCGGTGGTTTCCAGGCGGTGTGTTTCACCTCGTCCTCGACCGTCCGCAACCTGGTCGGCATTGCGGGCAAGCCGCACAACCGCACCGTGGTCGCCTGCATCGGACCGCAGACCGCGGCGACGGCCAAGGAGTTCGGATTGCGGGTGGACGTGCAGCCCGAGACGGCCAACGTTGCCGCCCTCATCGACGCGCTTGCGGAGTTCGCCCTCAAGCGGGCCGAGGAGGAGCGGGAGAAGGCCGCCGCCGCCCCGGCCCGCCGGGGAAGGGCCTCGCGAGCGCGGGCGGTCCGCTAG
- a CDS encoding amino acid ABC transporter permease, with amino-acid sequence MTEPKESLHDGGSRLWTPSARQQQRIAYRRARAVRSGLIAAASTLLVFGAIVVALLSSPGWPRTRQTFFNWHYATEAFPHVLQGLWLNIRVMVICAVLVLIIGLGLAVLRTLRGPIFLPLRIFAAAYTDLFRGLPLLLVLFLVGFGIPALRLAGISYQQTVVYGGVALTLTYSAYVAEVFRAGIESVHPSQRAAARSLGLSAAQTMRFVVLPQAIRRVIPPLLNDFVSLQKDSGLIAVLGDPIDAIRAAQIETANTFNYTSYVVAGFLFLMLTIPLTRFTDWIAKRQGWYGTGGSPTI; translated from the coding sequence GTGACGGAGCCGAAGGAGTCCTTGCACGACGGCGGATCCCGATTGTGGACGCCGTCCGCGCGCCAGCAGCAGCGAATCGCCTACCGCCGCGCGCGGGCCGTCCGGTCGGGCCTGATCGCGGCCGCCAGCACGCTGCTGGTCTTCGGCGCGATCGTGGTCGCGCTGCTCTCCTCACCGGGATGGCCGCGAACCCGGCAGACCTTCTTCAACTGGCATTACGCCACCGAGGCATTCCCGCACGTGCTGCAGGGCTTGTGGCTCAACATCCGCGTCATGGTGATCTGCGCCGTGCTGGTGTTGATCATCGGGCTGGGGCTGGCCGTTCTGCGCACGCTGCGCGGGCCGATCTTCCTGCCGCTGCGGATCTTCGCGGCCGCCTACACGGATCTGTTCCGTGGCCTTCCCCTGCTGCTGGTGCTGTTTCTCGTCGGCTTCGGGATACCGGCGCTTCGACTGGCCGGGATCTCCTACCAGCAGACCGTGGTCTACGGCGGGGTCGCGCTGACCTTGACCTATTCCGCCTACGTGGCCGAGGTTTTTCGTGCAGGCATCGAATCAGTGCATCCCTCGCAGCGGGCAGCGGCGCGCTCCCTCGGATTGTCCGCCGCGCAGACCATGCGCTTCGTCGTTCTGCCGCAGGCCATTCGGCGGGTGATCCCGCCCCTGCTCAACGACTTCGTGTCGCTGCAGAAGGACTCCGGCCTCATCGCGGTGCTAGGTGATCCGATCGATGCGATCCGGGCGGCCCAGATCGAGACGGCGAACACCTTCAACTACACCTCCTATGTGGTGGCCGGTTTCCTCTTCCTCATGTTGACCATTCCACTGACGAGGTTCACCGATTGGATCGCCAAGCGTCAGGGCTGGTACGGCACGGGAGGGTCCCCGACGATATGA
- a CDS encoding ABC transporter substrate-binding protein, whose amino-acid sequence MRLRPLAAASIAVLGLGTLAACAPTDKTTDNPTVSSAAGSGTSAASSATPTCDKASLALRTAGTFTVATDNPAYEPWFSGNKPSNGKGFESAVAYAVANKLGFSNDQVKWVTASFNSVIAPTPKKFDVDINEVSISAKRKQAVDFSTGYYDVAQAVVTYKGSKIAAAKSLAALASAKLGAQVGTTSYDTITNTIKPSSRPAVFDTNDLAVQALKNHSIDGLVVDLPTGFYITAAELDSGVIVGQIPASGTPEQFGFVLEKGSKLTDCVSQAVDALRADGTLDKLKEQWLATAGNAPDLS is encoded by the coding sequence ATGCGACTACGCCCGCTCGCCGCCGCCTCGATCGCCGTCCTGGGCCTCGGAACCCTCGCCGCCTGCGCGCCCACCGACAAGACCACCGACAATCCGACGGTGTCCTCAGCCGCCGGCTCCGGTACGTCGGCGGCCAGTAGTGCGACCCCCACCTGCGACAAGGCAAGCCTGGCTCTGCGGACGGCGGGTACGTTCACCGTGGCCACCGACAACCCGGCCTACGAGCCGTGGTTCTCGGGCAACAAGCCCAGCAACGGCAAGGGTTTCGAGTCCGCCGTCGCCTACGCCGTGGCCAACAAGCTCGGTTTCTCCAACGATCAGGTCAAGTGGGTGACCGCGAGCTTCAACAGCGTCATCGCCCCGACCCCGAAGAAGTTCGACGTCGACATCAACGAGGTGTCGATCAGTGCCAAGCGCAAGCAGGCGGTGGACTTCTCGACCGGCTACTACGACGTCGCCCAGGCCGTGGTCACCTACAAGGGCAGCAAGATCGCCGCGGCGAAGTCGCTGGCCGCGCTGGCCTCGGCCAAGCTCGGAGCGCAGGTCGGCACCACCAGCTACGACACGATCACCAACACGATCAAGCCCTCGTCCAGGCCGGCGGTCTTCGACACCAACGACCTGGCCGTCCAGGCCTTGAAGAATCACTCGATCGACGGCCTGGTCGTCGACCTGCCTACCGGCTTCTACATCACCGCCGCCGAGTTGGACTCCGGTGTCATCGTCGGCCAGATCCCTGCCTCAGGGACACCGGAGCAGTTCGGCTTCGTGCTCGAGAAGGGCTCGAAGCTCACTGACTGCGTGTCGCAAGCAGTGGACGCGCTGCGGGCCGACGGCACGCTCGACAAGCTCAAGGAGCAGTGGCTGGCCACGGCCGGCAACGCACCCGACCTGTCGTGA
- a CDS encoding glutamyl-tRNA reductase gives MSLLVVGLSHHSAPVPVLERASISAESMSKVLDELHRSESVSEVMALSTCNRIEVYADVARFHPAVVDISTVLARLAGMGVNDLGEHLYVHFAEAAVDHLLQVASGLDSMVVGESQILGQLRSAYAVGTEAHTVGRVLHEASQTALRVGKRVHSETGIDRAGASVVSVALEHAVSLLSGTATSTGAAASGVGHAPDSADAATVLAGKRIVIFGAGSMGALTGATLQRLVGGQPLDVVVINRSAERGERLAGILGGRAVGIDRLAEEIAQADLLISSTGATGLVVETSDVGPRHGRQLVVLDLALPRDVDPSTSLMPDVQYIDLEVLRSSGAMVSDAEIAAATDIVAAELRSYLENQQALAVAPTVTALRSRAAQVVDAELLRLDNRLPGLDADIRDEVASAVRRAVDKVLHAPTVRVKELAATPEGNAYAAALRELFDLDPAGPGAVTAVRKSPSGGDPHDGN, from the coding sequence ATGAGCCTGCTCGTCGTGGGGCTGTCACACCACTCAGCTCCCGTCCCGGTCCTCGAGCGCGCCTCGATCTCGGCCGAGTCCATGTCCAAGGTGCTCGACGAACTCCATCGCAGCGAGTCGGTCTCGGAAGTGATGGCGCTGTCCACCTGCAACCGGATCGAGGTCTACGCCGACGTCGCGCGCTTCCACCCGGCCGTCGTCGACATCTCCACGGTGCTGGCGCGGTTGGCCGGCATGGGTGTGAACGACCTCGGTGAACACCTCTACGTCCACTTCGCCGAGGCGGCCGTCGACCACCTGCTCCAGGTGGCCTCCGGCCTGGACTCGATGGTCGTGGGCGAGTCGCAGATCCTGGGCCAGTTGCGGTCGGCCTACGCGGTCGGCACTGAGGCCCACACCGTGGGCCGGGTGCTTCACGAAGCCAGCCAGACCGCGCTGCGGGTCGGCAAGCGCGTGCACAGCGAGACCGGTATCGACCGGGCGGGCGCGTCGGTCGTCTCGGTCGCCCTCGAGCACGCGGTCTCCTTGTTGTCCGGTACAGCGACGTCGACCGGTGCAGCGGCCAGCGGGGTGGGGCACGCCCCGGACTCCGCCGACGCCGCGACGGTGCTGGCCGGCAAGCGAATCGTCATCTTCGGTGCCGGATCGATGGGTGCGCTGACCGGGGCAACCCTGCAGCGACTCGTCGGCGGTCAGCCGCTGGACGTCGTGGTGATCAACCGCAGCGCTGAGCGGGGTGAGCGGCTGGCCGGCATCCTCGGCGGCCGCGCCGTCGGCATCGACCGGCTCGCCGAGGAGATCGCGCAGGCCGACCTGCTGATCTCCTCAACCGGTGCGACCGGCCTGGTCGTCGAGACCTCGGACGTCGGCCCGCGCCATGGCCGCCAGCTGGTCGTGCTCGACCTTGCCCTGCCGCGCGACGTCGACCCCTCGACCTCATTGATGCCCGATGTCCAGTACATCGACCTGGAGGTGCTGCGGTCCTCCGGCGCCATGGTCAGCGACGCGGAGATCGCCGCGGCCACCGACATCGTCGCCGCGGAACTGCGCTCGTACCTGGAGAACCAGCAGGCGCTGGCGGTCGCTCCGACCGTGACGGCGCTGCGGTCCCGGGCGGCCCAGGTCGTCGACGCCGAGCTGCTGCGCCTGGACAACCGGCTGCCCGGCTTGGACGCCGACATCCGCGACGAGGTGGCCTCGGCGGTCCGTCGTGCGGTCGACAAGGTTCTGCACGCCCCGACCGTCCGGGTCAAGGAGCTGGCCGCCACGCCGGAAGGCAACGCCTACGCCGCGGCGCTGCGGGAACTGTTCGACCTCGACCCGGCCGGACCCGGCGCGGTGACCGCGGTACGCAAGTCGCCGAGCGGGGGTGATCCCCATGACGGCAACTAG